A single genomic interval of Falco cherrug isolate bFalChe1 chromosome 8, bFalChe1.pri, whole genome shotgun sequence harbors:
- the TBC1D9B gene encoding TBC1 domain family member 9B isoform X1: MWLGPEEVLLAGALWVTERANPFFLLQRRRGHGKGGGLTGLLVGTLDVVLDSSARVAPYRILHQTQDSQVYWAVACGSSRKEITKHWEWLENNLLQTLSIFDNEEDITTFVKGKIHGIIAEENKNEQPQSEEDPGKFKEAEVKMRKQFGMPEVEKLVNYYSCSYWKGRVPRQGWLYLTVNHLCFYSFLLGKEVTLVIQWVDVTQLEKNATLLFPECIKVSTRDSELYFSMFLNINETFKLMEQLANIAMRQLLDNESFLQDKSLPKPRKPLKNISALKRDLDARAKNECYRATFRLPKDECLDGHTDCTLWTPFNKMHIPGQMFVSNNYICFASKAEEACHLIIPLREVTIVEKADSSSVLPSPLSISTKSKMTFFFANLKDRDFLVQRISDFLQRTPSKKPCGSDREWKWNLADPGSEEVPELPSSSPLAVSPTPALSCRPVNFCAGEVPTASQGLLKLFRRNSEELLGPKGAKEKMKEESWNIHFFEYGRGMCMYRTARTRELVQKGIPENLRGELWLLFSGAWNEMVTHPGYYADLVEKSMGKYNLATEEIERDLHRSMPEHPAFQNELGIAALRRVLTAYAFRNPTIGYCQAMNIVTSVLLLYCNEEEAFWLLVALCERMLPDYYNTRVVGALVDQGIFEELTREYLPQLSEKMQDLGVISTISLSWFLTLFLSVMPFESAVVIVDCFFYEGIKFILQVSLAILDANMEKLLQCCDEGEAMTILGRYLDNVVNRQSVSPPIPHLHALLTSGDDPPLEIDIFELIKTSYEKFSNLKADDIEQMRFKQRLKVIQSLEDTAKKSVVRAVSGDIGFSIEELEELYVVFKAKYLMSCYWGNNRAAAARRDQSLPYLEQYRIDVEQFKELFISLTPWSCGAHTPVLAGRLFRLLDENRDSLINFKEFVTGMSGMYHGDLTEKLKVLYKLHLPPALNPEETESALEATSYFTEDVTTEVSPFVSELDFCLHCESQETQDDKGRRNENGPEKEEKGTSPQDYRYYLRMWAKEKESKKETIKDLPKMSQEQFIELCKTLYNMFSEDPVEQELYHAIATVASLLLRIGEVGKKFSNKPMRKSEDCRANNTQDPVSEEESPTSEHSQNSAVEQQPQADHEDKTCGDVQPEKAQQENQTLGDSSAEGPGSPLQLLSDDETKDDMSMSSYSMVSTGSLQCEDIADDTVLVGCEGSSAAARYGSTIDTDWSISFEQILASMLTETALVNYFEKKVDILQKIKDQKKVERQFSSSSDYELSSVSG, encoded by the exons aTGTGGCTGGGGCCCGaggaggtgctgctggccgGCGCGCTGTGGGTCACGGAGCGGGCCAACCCCTTCTTCTTGCTCCAGCGCCGGCGGGGACACGGCAAAGGGGGCGGCCTCACGG GCCTTCTTGTGGGAACATTAGATGTGGTTTTGGATTCCAGTGCCAGGGTTGCCCCATACCGTATTCTGCACCAGACTCAGGACTCTCAAGTGTATTGGGCAGTGGCGTGCG GATCATCTCGTAAAGAGATCACAAAGCATTGGGAATGGTTGGAGAATAACTTACTGCAGACTCTGTCCATCTTTGATAATGAAGAAGATATCACCACCTTTGTCAAGGGCAAGATACAT GGAATTATTGCTGAAGAGAACAAGAATGAGCAGCCCCAGAGTGAGGAAGATCCAGGTAAATTCAAAGAGGCTGAAGTGAAGATGCGGAAGCAGTTTGGGATGCCTGAGGTGGAGAAGTTGGTCAATTACTATTCCTGCAGCTATTGGAAGGGGCGCGTGCCCAGGCAGGGTTGGCTGTACCTCACTGTCAATCACCTCTGTTTCTACTCCTTTCTGCTGGGCAAAGAGG TTACACTGGTGATCCAGTGGGTGGATGTAACCcagctagaaaaaaatgctacacTGCTGTTCCCTGAGTGCATTAAAGTAAGCACAAGGGACAGtgaactttatttttccatgtttctcaACATCAACGAGACATTCAAGCTGATGGAGCAGTTGGCTAATATTGCTATGCGGCAGCTGTTGGATAATGAGAGCTTCCTACAGGACAAGTCCCTCCCAAAGCCCAGGAAGCCTCTTAAGAACATCTCTGCACTAAAGAG AGACCTGGATGCTCGAGCCAAAAACGAGTGCTACCGTGCCACTTTCCGGCTGCCCAAGGATGAATGCCTGGATGGACATACAGATTGTACCTTGTGGACACCATTCAACAAGATGCATATTCCTGGCCAGATGTTTGTTTCCAACAATTACATCTGTTTTGccagcaaggcagaggaggCCTGTCATCTCATCATTCCACTCAGGgag GTGACAATAGTTGAGAAAGCAGATAGTTCCAGTGTCTTGCCCAGCCCTCTGTCCATCAGCACTAAAAGTAAAATGACCTTCTTCTTTGCCAATCTGAAAGACCGGGATTTCTTGGTACAGAGAATCTCTGACTTCTTGCAAAGAACGCCATCCAAGAAACCATGTGGCAGCGACAGAGAATGGAAGTGGAATTTGGCCGATCCTGGTTCCGAG GAGGTTCCAGAGTTGCCTTCCAGCAGCCCGCTTGCAGTTAGCCCCACGCCTGCTCTCAGCTGTCGACCTGTCAACTTCTGTGCGGGGGAAGTGCCAACAGCCTCACAGGGACTACTcaaactcttcagaagaaaTTCCGAGGAGCTCTTGGGACCCAAAGGG GCAAAGGAGAAGATGAAGGAAGAGTCTTGGAACATTCATTTCTTTGAATATGGGCGAGGGATGTGTATGTATCGCACTGCCAGGACTAGGGAGCTGGTGCAAAAAGGAATACCAGAGAATCTTCGTGGAGAGCTGTGGCTCCTTTTCTCAG GGGCTTGGAATGAGATGGTGACTCATCCTGGTTACTATGCAGATCTTGTGGAAAAGTCAATGGGAAAGTACAATCTTGCTACAGAGGAAATTGAGAGAGATCTGCACCGTTCTATGCCAGAACATCCTGCCTTCCAGAATGAGCTGGGAATTGCTGCCCTCCGGAGGGTCTTAACAGCTTATGCATTCAGAAATCCAACAATTGGGTACTGTCAG GCCATGAACATTGTTACATCAGTGCTGTTGCTGTACTGCAATGAGGAAGAGGCTTTCTGGCTCCTAGTGGCTTTATGTGAGAGGATGTTGCCAGATTACTACAACACAAGAGTAGTGG GTGCATTGGTGGACCAAGGCATCTTTGAGGAGCTTACACGAGAGTATCTTCCACAGCTGTCAGAAAAGATGCAGGACCTAGGAGTGATTTCCACCATATCTCTTTCCTGGTTTCTCACTCTCTTTCTCAGTGTTATGCCCTTTGAGAGTGCCGTGGTCATTGTTGACTGTTTCTTCTATGAGGGAATCAAGTTTATCTTGCAGGTGTCATTGGCCATACTTGATGCCAACATGGAGAAGCTGTTGCAGTGCTGTGATGAAGGTGAAGCTATGACTATTCTGGGCAG gtaTTTGGACAATGTAGTTAACAGACAGAGTGTCTCTCCCCCTATTCCCCACTTGCATGCCTTATTGACGAGTGGAGATGACCCGCCACTTGAAATCGATATCTTTGAACTCATCAAAACATCCTATGAG AAATTTAGCAATCTGAAGGCAGATGACATTGAACAAATGCGTTTTAAACAAAGGCTGAAAGTGATCCAGTCTCTGGAGGATACAGCCAAGAAGAGTGTG GTCCGAGCTGTGTCTGGTGACATTGGTTTCTCTATTGAAGAACTAGAAGAGCTGTATGTAGTGTTCAAG GCAAAGTATCTGATGAGCTGTTACTGGGGAAATAATCGTGCTGCAGCTGCCCGCCGAGATCAGAGTTTACCCTACCTGGAGCAGTATCGCATAGATGTGGAGCAGTTCAAAGAGCTGTTCATCAGTTTGACCCCCTGGTCCTGTGGCGCACATACGCCTGTGCTAGCAGGGCGTTTGTTCCGGCTCCTGGATGAGAACAGGGATTCTCTCATTAACTTCAAGGAGTTTGTGACAGGGATGA gtGGGATGTACCACGGTGACCTCACTGAAAAACTCAAAGTACTCTACAAACTGCATCTGCCTCCTG CTCTGAATCCAGAGGAGACAGAGTCTGCTTTGGAGGCCACAAGTTACTTCACAGAGGATGTTACAACAGAAG TATCTCCTTTTGTCTCAGAGCTGGATTTCTGCCTGCACTGTGAGTCTCAAG AAACCCAAGATGataaaggaaggagaaatgagAATGGTCCAGAAAAAG AGGAGAAAGGTACCAGTCCACAGGACTATAGATACTACCTAAGAATGTGGGCCAAGGAAAAAGAGTCCAAGAAAGAAACCATTAAAGATCTCCCCAAAATGAGTCAG GAACAATTCATAGAGTTATGCAAGACTCTATACAACATGTTCAGCGAGGACCCCGTGGAGCAAGAGCTGTACCATGCAATTGCCACTGTAGCCAGTCTTCTTCTGCGAATTGGGgaagttggaaaaaaattctccaaCAAGCCCATGAGGAAGTCTGAGGACTGCAGAGCAAACAATACCCAAGATCCTGTGAGTGAAGAGGAGTCACCAACATCTGAACACAGTCAGAATTCAGCAGTGGAGCAGCAACCCCAAGCTGACCATGAGGACAAAACCTGTGGAGATGTTCAGCctgaaaaagcacagcaggagaACCAAACCTTAGGAGATTCGTCAGCGGAAGGACCAGGCTCTCCTTTACAGCTGCTATCAGATGATGAAACCAAAGATGATATGTCCATGTCTTCCTACTCCATGGTCAGCACAGGCTCCTTGCAGTGTGAAGACATTGCAGATGACACGGTCCTGGTTGGCTGTGaaggcagcagtgcagctgcCAGGTATGGTAGTACCATTGATACTGACTGGTCTATCTCCTTTGAGCAGATCTTAGCTTCCATGCTGACGGAAACAGCCCTTGTAAACTACTTTGAGAAAAAGGTCGACATTCTCCAAAAGATCAAAGATCAGAAGAAAGTAGAGAGGCAGTTCAGTTCATCCAGTGACTATGAACTTTCCTCCGTGTCAGGGTGA
- the TBC1D9B gene encoding TBC1 domain family member 9B isoform X2 has translation MWLGPEEVLLAGALWVTERANPFFLLQRRRGHGKGGGLTGLLVGTLDVVLDSSARVAPYRILHQTQDSQVYWAVACGSSRKEITKHWEWLENNLLQTLSIFDNEEDITTFVKGKIHGIIAEENKNEQPQSEEDPGKFKEAEVKMRKQFGMPEVEKLVNYYSCSYWKGRVPRQGWLYLTVNHLCFYSFLLGKEVTLVIQWVDVTQLEKNATLLFPECIKVSTRDSELYFSMFLNINETFKLMEQLANIAMRQLLDNESFLQDKSLPKPRKPLKNISALKRDLDARAKNECYRATFRLPKDECLDGHTDCTLWTPFNKMHIPGQMFVSNNYICFASKAEEACHLIIPLREVTIVEKADSSSVLPSPLSISTKSKMTFFFANLKDRDFLVQRISDFLQRTPSKKPCGSDREWKWNLADPGSEEVPELPSSSPLAVSPTPALSCRPVNFCAGEVPTASQGLLKLFRRNSEELLGPKGAKEKMKEESWNIHFFEYGRGMCMYRTARTRELVQKGIPENLRGELWLLFSGAWNEMVTHPGYYADLVEKSMGKYNLATEEIERDLHRSMPEHPAFQNELGIAALRRVLTAYAFRNPTIGYCQAMNIVTSVLLLYCNEEEAFWLLVALCERMLPDYYNTRVVGALVDQGIFEELTREYLPQLSEKMQDLGVISTISLSWFLTLFLSVMPFESAVVIVDCFFYEGIKFILQVSLAILDANMEKLLQCCDEGEAMTILGRYLDNVVNRQSVSPPIPHLHALLTSGDDPPLEIDIFELIKTSYEKFSNLKADDIEQMRFKQRLKVIQSLEDTAKKSVVRAVSGDIGFSIEELEELYVVFKAKYLMSCYWGNNRAAAARRDQSLPYLEQYRIDVEQFKELFISLTPWSCGAHTPVLAGRLFRLLDENRDSLINFKEFVTGMSGMYHGDLTEKLKVLYKLHLPPALNPEETESALEATSYFTEDVTTEETQDDKGRRNENGPEKEEKGTSPQDYRYYLRMWAKEKESKKETIKDLPKMSQEQFIELCKTLYNMFSEDPVEQELYHAIATVASLLLRIGEVGKKFSNKPMRKSEDCRANNTQDPVSEEESPTSEHSQNSAVEQQPQADHEDKTCGDVQPEKAQQENQTLGDSSAEGPGSPLQLLSDDETKDDMSMSSYSMVSTGSLQCEDIADDTVLVGCEGSSAAARYGSTIDTDWSISFEQILASMLTETALVNYFEKKVDILQKIKDQKKVERQFSSSSDYELSSVSG, from the exons aTGTGGCTGGGGCCCGaggaggtgctgctggccgGCGCGCTGTGGGTCACGGAGCGGGCCAACCCCTTCTTCTTGCTCCAGCGCCGGCGGGGACACGGCAAAGGGGGCGGCCTCACGG GCCTTCTTGTGGGAACATTAGATGTGGTTTTGGATTCCAGTGCCAGGGTTGCCCCATACCGTATTCTGCACCAGACTCAGGACTCTCAAGTGTATTGGGCAGTGGCGTGCG GATCATCTCGTAAAGAGATCACAAAGCATTGGGAATGGTTGGAGAATAACTTACTGCAGACTCTGTCCATCTTTGATAATGAAGAAGATATCACCACCTTTGTCAAGGGCAAGATACAT GGAATTATTGCTGAAGAGAACAAGAATGAGCAGCCCCAGAGTGAGGAAGATCCAGGTAAATTCAAAGAGGCTGAAGTGAAGATGCGGAAGCAGTTTGGGATGCCTGAGGTGGAGAAGTTGGTCAATTACTATTCCTGCAGCTATTGGAAGGGGCGCGTGCCCAGGCAGGGTTGGCTGTACCTCACTGTCAATCACCTCTGTTTCTACTCCTTTCTGCTGGGCAAAGAGG TTACACTGGTGATCCAGTGGGTGGATGTAACCcagctagaaaaaaatgctacacTGCTGTTCCCTGAGTGCATTAAAGTAAGCACAAGGGACAGtgaactttatttttccatgtttctcaACATCAACGAGACATTCAAGCTGATGGAGCAGTTGGCTAATATTGCTATGCGGCAGCTGTTGGATAATGAGAGCTTCCTACAGGACAAGTCCCTCCCAAAGCCCAGGAAGCCTCTTAAGAACATCTCTGCACTAAAGAG AGACCTGGATGCTCGAGCCAAAAACGAGTGCTACCGTGCCACTTTCCGGCTGCCCAAGGATGAATGCCTGGATGGACATACAGATTGTACCTTGTGGACACCATTCAACAAGATGCATATTCCTGGCCAGATGTTTGTTTCCAACAATTACATCTGTTTTGccagcaaggcagaggaggCCTGTCATCTCATCATTCCACTCAGGgag GTGACAATAGTTGAGAAAGCAGATAGTTCCAGTGTCTTGCCCAGCCCTCTGTCCATCAGCACTAAAAGTAAAATGACCTTCTTCTTTGCCAATCTGAAAGACCGGGATTTCTTGGTACAGAGAATCTCTGACTTCTTGCAAAGAACGCCATCCAAGAAACCATGTGGCAGCGACAGAGAATGGAAGTGGAATTTGGCCGATCCTGGTTCCGAG GAGGTTCCAGAGTTGCCTTCCAGCAGCCCGCTTGCAGTTAGCCCCACGCCTGCTCTCAGCTGTCGACCTGTCAACTTCTGTGCGGGGGAAGTGCCAACAGCCTCACAGGGACTACTcaaactcttcagaagaaaTTCCGAGGAGCTCTTGGGACCCAAAGGG GCAAAGGAGAAGATGAAGGAAGAGTCTTGGAACATTCATTTCTTTGAATATGGGCGAGGGATGTGTATGTATCGCACTGCCAGGACTAGGGAGCTGGTGCAAAAAGGAATACCAGAGAATCTTCGTGGAGAGCTGTGGCTCCTTTTCTCAG GGGCTTGGAATGAGATGGTGACTCATCCTGGTTACTATGCAGATCTTGTGGAAAAGTCAATGGGAAAGTACAATCTTGCTACAGAGGAAATTGAGAGAGATCTGCACCGTTCTATGCCAGAACATCCTGCCTTCCAGAATGAGCTGGGAATTGCTGCCCTCCGGAGGGTCTTAACAGCTTATGCATTCAGAAATCCAACAATTGGGTACTGTCAG GCCATGAACATTGTTACATCAGTGCTGTTGCTGTACTGCAATGAGGAAGAGGCTTTCTGGCTCCTAGTGGCTTTATGTGAGAGGATGTTGCCAGATTACTACAACACAAGAGTAGTGG GTGCATTGGTGGACCAAGGCATCTTTGAGGAGCTTACACGAGAGTATCTTCCACAGCTGTCAGAAAAGATGCAGGACCTAGGAGTGATTTCCACCATATCTCTTTCCTGGTTTCTCACTCTCTTTCTCAGTGTTATGCCCTTTGAGAGTGCCGTGGTCATTGTTGACTGTTTCTTCTATGAGGGAATCAAGTTTATCTTGCAGGTGTCATTGGCCATACTTGATGCCAACATGGAGAAGCTGTTGCAGTGCTGTGATGAAGGTGAAGCTATGACTATTCTGGGCAG gtaTTTGGACAATGTAGTTAACAGACAGAGTGTCTCTCCCCCTATTCCCCACTTGCATGCCTTATTGACGAGTGGAGATGACCCGCCACTTGAAATCGATATCTTTGAACTCATCAAAACATCCTATGAG AAATTTAGCAATCTGAAGGCAGATGACATTGAACAAATGCGTTTTAAACAAAGGCTGAAAGTGATCCAGTCTCTGGAGGATACAGCCAAGAAGAGTGTG GTCCGAGCTGTGTCTGGTGACATTGGTTTCTCTATTGAAGAACTAGAAGAGCTGTATGTAGTGTTCAAG GCAAAGTATCTGATGAGCTGTTACTGGGGAAATAATCGTGCTGCAGCTGCCCGCCGAGATCAGAGTTTACCCTACCTGGAGCAGTATCGCATAGATGTGGAGCAGTTCAAAGAGCTGTTCATCAGTTTGACCCCCTGGTCCTGTGGCGCACATACGCCTGTGCTAGCAGGGCGTTTGTTCCGGCTCCTGGATGAGAACAGGGATTCTCTCATTAACTTCAAGGAGTTTGTGACAGGGATGA gtGGGATGTACCACGGTGACCTCACTGAAAAACTCAAAGTACTCTACAAACTGCATCTGCCTCCTG CTCTGAATCCAGAGGAGACAGAGTCTGCTTTGGAGGCCACAAGTTACTTCACAGAGGATGTTACAACAGAAG AAACCCAAGATGataaaggaaggagaaatgagAATGGTCCAGAAAAAG AGGAGAAAGGTACCAGTCCACAGGACTATAGATACTACCTAAGAATGTGGGCCAAGGAAAAAGAGTCCAAGAAAGAAACCATTAAAGATCTCCCCAAAATGAGTCAG GAACAATTCATAGAGTTATGCAAGACTCTATACAACATGTTCAGCGAGGACCCCGTGGAGCAAGAGCTGTACCATGCAATTGCCACTGTAGCCAGTCTTCTTCTGCGAATTGGGgaagttggaaaaaaattctccaaCAAGCCCATGAGGAAGTCTGAGGACTGCAGAGCAAACAATACCCAAGATCCTGTGAGTGAAGAGGAGTCACCAACATCTGAACACAGTCAGAATTCAGCAGTGGAGCAGCAACCCCAAGCTGACCATGAGGACAAAACCTGTGGAGATGTTCAGCctgaaaaagcacagcaggagaACCAAACCTTAGGAGATTCGTCAGCGGAAGGACCAGGCTCTCCTTTACAGCTGCTATCAGATGATGAAACCAAAGATGATATGTCCATGTCTTCCTACTCCATGGTCAGCACAGGCTCCTTGCAGTGTGAAGACATTGCAGATGACACGGTCCTGGTTGGCTGTGaaggcagcagtgcagctgcCAGGTATGGTAGTACCATTGATACTGACTGGTCTATCTCCTTTGAGCAGATCTTAGCTTCCATGCTGACGGAAACAGCCCTTGTAAACTACTTTGAGAAAAAGGTCGACATTCTCCAAAAGATCAAAGATCAGAAGAAAGTAGAGAGGCAGTTCAGTTCATCCAGTGACTATGAACTTTCCTCCGTGTCAGGGTGA